The proteins below are encoded in one region of Coffea arabica cultivar ET-39 chromosome 4c, Coffea Arabica ET-39 HiFi, whole genome shotgun sequence:
- the LOC113739629 gene encoding phospholipase D alpha 1 yields the protein MDPVLLHGTLHVTIFEVDKLHGEGGGPSVFRKLMANIEETVGFGKGTPKIYATIDLEKARVGRTRMIENEPNNPRWYESFHIYCAHEASNVIFTVKDDNPIGATLIGRAYVPVHELLEGEEIDRWVEILDEDKNPIKEESKIHVKLQYFDVTRDRNWARGIRSSKFPGVPYTFYSQRTGCRVSLYQDAHIPDNFVPRIPLAGGKLYEPHRCWEDIFDAISNAKHMIYITGWSVYTEITLIRDSRRQKPGGDVTIGELLKKKASEGVRVLMLVWDDRTSVGLLKKDGLMATHDEETEQFFQGTDVHCVLCPRNPDDGGSFVQDLQISTMFTHHQKIVVVDSDMPGGEPQKRRIVSFVGGIDLCDGRYDTPFHSLFRTLDTAHHDDFHQPNFTGASITKGGPREPWHDIHSRLEGPIAWDVLFNFEQRWRKQGGKDILVNLRELDDIIIPPSPVMFPDDHESWHVQLFRSIDGGAAFGFPETPEEAARAGLVSGKDNIIDRSIQDAYIHAIRRAKNFIYIENQYFLGSCFGWKADDIKVEDVGALHLIPKELSLKIASKIEAGERFTVYVVVPMWPEGIPESGSVQAILDWQRRTMEMMYKDIIKALRDKGLEEDPRNYLTFFCLGNREVKRSGEYEPSEQPEPDSDYIRAQEARRFMIYVHTKMMIVDDEYIIIGSANINQRSMDGSRDSEIAMGAYQPYHLATRQPARGQIHGFRMSLWYEHLGMLDDTFLHPESEECIAKVNQAAEKYWDLYASESVERDLPGHLLRYPIGVAGEGDVTELPGMEFFPDTKARILGTKSDYLPPILTT from the exons ATGGATCCGGTTTTGCTTCACGGGACTCTCCATGTCACGATCTTCGAGGTTGACAAGCTCCATGGCGAAGGAGGCGGCCCCAGTGTCTTCCGCAAG TTGATGGCAAACATTGAAGAAACTGTTGGTTTTGGCAAAGGAACTCCCAAAATTTATGCAACCATTGATCTGGAAAAGGCTAGAGTTGGGAGAACTAGAATGATTGAGAATGAACCAAATAACCCAAGGTGGTACGAGTCTTTTCACATTTACTGTGCCCATGAAGCTTCAAATGTTATATTTACAGTTAAAGATGATAATCCCATTGGTGCTACTTTAATTGGAAGAGCTTATGTACCAGTTCATGAACTCTTAGAAGGAGAAGAGATAGATAGGTGGGTGGAGATACTGGATGAGGATAAAAATCCCATCAAGGAAGAGTCTAAAATTCATGTGAAGCTACAATATTTTGACGTGACTAGAGATCGTAATTGGGCTCGTGGAATTAGAAGCTCCAAATTTCCTGGAGTCCCTTACACTTTCTATTCACAGAGAACAGGATGTCGGGTTTCTCTGTATCAAGATGCTCATATCCCGGACAATTTCGTCCCAAGAATTCCCCTTGCTGGGGGAAAGCTTTATGAACCTCACAGGTGCTGGGAAGATATTTTCGACGCAATTTCTAATGCAAAGCACATGATTTACATTACTGGGTGGTCTGTGTACACTGAAATCACCTTGATAAGGGATTCAAGGAGGCAAAAGCCAGGAGGAGATGTTACCATTGGTGAGTTGCTTAAGAAGAAGGCAAGTGAAGGTGTTAGGGTTCTCATGCTTGTTTGGGATGACAGAACCTCAGTGGGTCTGCTGAAGAAGGATGGTCTAATGGCTACccatgatgaagaaactgaacaATTCTTTCAAGGTACAGATGTGCATTGTGTCCTGTGCCCTCGCAATCCCGATGATGGTGGAAGCTTTGTGCAGGATTTACAAATTTCAACCATGTTCACTCATCACCAGAAAATTGTGGTGGTGGATAGTGACATGCCTGGTGGTGAGCCACAGAAAAGGAGAATCGTGAGTTTTGTCGGGGGTATAGATCTTTGTGATGGAAGATATGATACTCCCTTCCATTCACTTTTCAGGACATTGGACACTGCTCATCATGATGATTTCCATCAACCTAATTTCACTGGTGCTTCAATAACCAAGGGTGGACCTAGGGAGCCTTGGCATGATATTCACTCCCGCCTTGAAGGTCCAATTGCTTGGGATGTTCTGTTTAATTTTGAGCAGAGATGGAGAAAGCAAGGTGGGAAGGACATCCTGGTTAACTTGAGAGAGCTCGATGATATCATCATTCCCCCATCTCCAGTAATGTTCCCTGATGACCATGAGTCATGGCATGTACAGCTTTTCAGATCTATTGATGGTGGAGCTGCTTTTGGCTTCCCTGAGACGCCCGAAGAAGCAGCGAGAGCTGGTCTTGTCAGTGGGAAAGATAACATTATTGACAGAAGCATCCAGGATGCTTATATTCATGCTATTCGTAGAGCAAAGAATTTTATTTATATTGAAAACCAGTATTTTCTTGGAAGCTGTTTTGGCTGGAAAGCTGATGACATCAAGGTTGAAGACGTTGGTGCTTTGCATCTCATTCCTAAGGAACTGTCTCTGAAGATTGCTAGTAAAATTGAGGCTGGGGAAAGGTTCACTGTCTATGTTGTAGTCCCAATGTGGCCAGAAGGTATCCCTGAGAGTGGATCAGTTCAGGCAATATTAGATTGGCAGAGGAGGACGATGGAGATGATGTACAAAGATATTATCAAGGCTTTGAGGGATAAGGGCTTGGAGGAGGATCCCAGGAACTATTTGACATTCTTCTGCCTGGGGAACCGGGAGGTGAAGAGGAGTGGTGAGTATGAACCTTCTGAACAGCCAGAGCCTGATTCAGACTACATTAGAGCTCAGGAGGCTCGGCGCTTCATGATATACGTCCATACCAAGATGATGATTG TTGATGACGAGTACATTATAATTGGATCTGCCAACATCAACCAAAGATCAATGGATGGCTCTAGAGACTCTGAAATAGCAATGGGGGCCTACCAGCCGTATCATTTGGCAACCAGGCAGCCGGCCAGGGGTCAGATCCATGGTTTCCGAATGTCACTATGGTATGAACACTTGGGGATGCTGGACGATACTTTCCTCCATCCCGAAAGTGAGGAATGCATCGCAAAGGTAAATCAGGCTGCCGAAAAATATTGGGATCTCTATGCGAGTGAGAGTGTAGAGAGAGACCTCCCAGGTCATTTGCTCCGATACCCCATTGGGGTTGCTGGTGAAGGAGATGTAACAGAGCTCCCAGGAATGGAGTTCTTCCCGGACACCAAGGCCCGTATTCTCGGCACTAAATCTGACTACCTTCCTCCCATCCTTACTACCTAA
- the LOC113738418 gene encoding uncharacterized protein isoform X3, which translates to MFMVGKLLRFGSIVAWILHMVACMGYIGCLGSATEPKLDLTIHDSLQQQKPLAEIHSRISKASISESFWTNSNCDMDVSAVQSQGSVSSVSSSLTNSHGAGSSNASYEFVNHGLLLWNQTRRQWIGSRKPEKQMQQQREPKLSWNATYDSLLGSNKPFTKHIPLAEMVDFLVDVWEQEGMYD; encoded by the exons ATGTTTATGGTGGGAAAATTGCTGCGATTCGGATCAATTGTGGCTTGGATTCTTCATATGGTTGCATGCATGGGGTATAT TGGTTGTCTTGGAAGTGCTACTGAGCCAAAACTAGATTTGACGATTCATGACTCTCTTCAACAGCAGAAACCTCTAGCTGAAATACATTCAAGAATATCAAAAGCTAGCATATCTGAGAGTTTCTGGACAAACAGCAACTGTGACATGGACGTGAGTGCTGTTCAGTCGCAGGGAAGTGTATCGTCAGTTAGTAGTTCATTGACCAATTCTCATGGAGCTGGAAGTTCAAATGCTTCCTATGAATTTGTAAATCAT GGTCTTCTTCTTTGGAATCAAACTAGACGGCAGTGGATAGGCAGTAGAAAGCCTGAGAAACAGATGCAGCAGCAGCGTGAGCCCAAGTTAAG TTGGAATGCAACCTATGATAGTTTGCTTGGAAGCAACAAACCGTTTACCAAGCATATTCCTCTTGCC GAAATGGTAGATTTTCTTGTGGACGTATGGGAGCAGGAAGGAATGTATGACTGA
- the LOC113738418 gene encoding uncharacterized protein isoform X1 — MFMVGKLLRFGSIVAWILHMVACMGYIGCLGSATEPKLDLTIHDSLQQQKPLAEIHSRISKASISESFWTNSNCDMDVSAVQSQGSVSSVSSSLTNSHGAGSSNASYEFVNHGLLLWNQTRRQWIGSRKPEKQMQQQREPKLSTLCLCIAKKFWLCSWNATYDSLLGSNKPFTKHIPLAEMVDFLVDVWEQEGMYD; from the exons ATGTTTATGGTGGGAAAATTGCTGCGATTCGGATCAATTGTGGCTTGGATTCTTCATATGGTTGCATGCATGGGGTATAT TGGTTGTCTTGGAAGTGCTACTGAGCCAAAACTAGATTTGACGATTCATGACTCTCTTCAACAGCAGAAACCTCTAGCTGAAATACATTCAAGAATATCAAAAGCTAGCATATCTGAGAGTTTCTGGACAAACAGCAACTGTGACATGGACGTGAGTGCTGTTCAGTCGCAGGGAAGTGTATCGTCAGTTAGTAGTTCATTGACCAATTCTCATGGAGCTGGAAGTTCAAATGCTTCCTATGAATTTGTAAATCAT GGTCTTCTTCTTTGGAATCAAACTAGACGGCAGTGGATAGGCAGTAGAAAGCCTGAGAAACAGATGCAGCAGCAGCGTGAGCCCAAGTTAAG CACTTTGTGTCTCTGCATCGCTAAAAAGTTTTGGCTTTGCAGTTGGAATGCAACCTATGATAGTTTGCTTGGAAGCAACAAACCGTTTACCAAGCATATTCCTCTTGCC GAAATGGTAGATTTTCTTGTGGACGTATGGGAGCAGGAAGGAATGTATGACTGA
- the LOC113738418 gene encoding uncharacterized protein isoform X2 has protein sequence MFMVGKLLRFGSIVAWILHMVACMGGCLGSATEPKLDLTIHDSLQQQKPLAEIHSRISKASISESFWTNSNCDMDVSAVQSQGSVSSVSSSLTNSHGAGSSNASYEFVNHGLLLWNQTRRQWIGSRKPEKQMQQQREPKLSTLCLCIAKKFWLCSWNATYDSLLGSNKPFTKHIPLAEMVDFLVDVWEQEGMYD, from the exons ATGTTTATGGTGGGAAAATTGCTGCGATTCGGATCAATTGTGGCTTGGATTCTTCATATGGTTGCATGCATGGG TGGTTGTCTTGGAAGTGCTACTGAGCCAAAACTAGATTTGACGATTCATGACTCTCTTCAACAGCAGAAACCTCTAGCTGAAATACATTCAAGAATATCAAAAGCTAGCATATCTGAGAGTTTCTGGACAAACAGCAACTGTGACATGGACGTGAGTGCTGTTCAGTCGCAGGGAAGTGTATCGTCAGTTAGTAGTTCATTGACCAATTCTCATGGAGCTGGAAGTTCAAATGCTTCCTATGAATTTGTAAATCAT GGTCTTCTTCTTTGGAATCAAACTAGACGGCAGTGGATAGGCAGTAGAAAGCCTGAGAAACAGATGCAGCAGCAGCGTGAGCCCAAGTTAAG CACTTTGTGTCTCTGCATCGCTAAAAAGTTTTGGCTTTGCAGTTGGAATGCAACCTATGATAGTTTGCTTGGAAGCAACAAACCGTTTACCAAGCATATTCCTCTTGCC GAAATGGTAGATTTTCTTGTGGACGTATGGGAGCAGGAAGGAATGTATGACTGA
- the LOC113738418 gene encoding uncharacterized protein isoform X4, which produces MHGVYNSGCLGSATEPKLDLTIHDSLQQQKPLAEIHSRISKASISESFWTNSNCDMDVSAVQSQGSVSSVSSSLTNSHGAGSSNASYEFVNHGLLLWNQTRRQWIGSRKPEKQMQQQREPKLSTLCLCIAKKFWLCSWNATYDSLLGSNKPFTKHIPLAEMVDFLVDVWEQEGMYD; this is translated from the exons ATGCATGGGGTATAT AACAGTGGTTGTCTTGGAAGTGCTACTGAGCCAAAACTAGATTTGACGATTCATGACTCTCTTCAACAGCAGAAACCTCTAGCTGAAATACATTCAAGAATATCAAAAGCTAGCATATCTGAGAGTTTCTGGACAAACAGCAACTGTGACATGGACGTGAGTGCTGTTCAGTCGCAGGGAAGTGTATCGTCAGTTAGTAGTTCATTGACCAATTCTCATGGAGCTGGAAGTTCAAATGCTTCCTATGAATTTGTAAATCAT GGTCTTCTTCTTTGGAATCAAACTAGACGGCAGTGGATAGGCAGTAGAAAGCCTGAGAAACAGATGCAGCAGCAGCGTGAGCCCAAGTTAAG CACTTTGTGTCTCTGCATCGCTAAAAAGTTTTGGCTTTGCAGTTGGAATGCAACCTATGATAGTTTGCTTGGAAGCAACAAACCGTTTACCAAGCATATTCCTCTTGCC GAAATGGTAGATTTTCTTGTGGACGTATGGGAGCAGGAAGGAATGTATGACTGA
- the LOC113738418 gene encoding uncharacterized protein isoform X5: MHGNSGCLGSATEPKLDLTIHDSLQQQKPLAEIHSRISKASISESFWTNSNCDMDVSAVQSQGSVSSVSSSLTNSHGAGSSNASYEFVNHGLLLWNQTRRQWIGSRKPEKQMQQQREPKLSTLCLCIAKKFWLCSWNATYDSLLGSNKPFTKHIPLAEMVDFLVDVWEQEGMYD; encoded by the exons ATGCATGGG AACAGTGGTTGTCTTGGAAGTGCTACTGAGCCAAAACTAGATTTGACGATTCATGACTCTCTTCAACAGCAGAAACCTCTAGCTGAAATACATTCAAGAATATCAAAAGCTAGCATATCTGAGAGTTTCTGGACAAACAGCAACTGTGACATGGACGTGAGTGCTGTTCAGTCGCAGGGAAGTGTATCGTCAGTTAGTAGTTCATTGACCAATTCTCATGGAGCTGGAAGTTCAAATGCTTCCTATGAATTTGTAAATCAT GGTCTTCTTCTTTGGAATCAAACTAGACGGCAGTGGATAGGCAGTAGAAAGCCTGAGAAACAGATGCAGCAGCAGCGTGAGCCCAAGTTAAG CACTTTGTGTCTCTGCATCGCTAAAAAGTTTTGGCTTTGCAGTTGGAATGCAACCTATGATAGTTTGCTTGGAAGCAACAAACCGTTTACCAAGCATATTCCTCTTGCC GAAATGGTAGATTTTCTTGTGGACGTATGGGAGCAGGAAGGAATGTATGACTGA
- the LOC113738400 gene encoding 26.5 kDa heat shock protein, mitochondrial, translating to MALARLALKNLQQRVAPASSSLPSFQCASERTVNSVQKRRWGSELLRRISSAAGKEDSAGQQVAVSEGGKKSNKLFPKKKQRSSLWKKEDDNFPPPLWEFFPSGLGNSLVQASENINRLLGNLSPSRLLGKFKEQDDLYKLRLPVPGLAKEDVKVTVDDGVLTIKGERKEEEEGSDEDDHWASFYGYYNTSVLLPDDAKVDEIRAEMKDGVLTVVIPRTDRPKKDVKEISVH from the exons ATGGCTTTGGCTCGTTTGGCTTTGAAAAATTTGCAACAGAGGGTAGCACCTGCCTCATCTTCTTTACCATCATTTCAGTGCGCCTCCGAAAGAACTGTAAACTCTGTCCAGAAACGGAGATGGGGTTCTGAACTTCTTAGAAGGATATCATCAGCCGCCGGCAAGGAGGACTCTGCTGGCCAGCAGGTGGCTGTTTCCGAGGGTGGCAAGAAATCGAACAAGCTTTTCCCAAAGAAGAAGCAACGTAGCAGCCTGTGGAAAAAGGAGGACGATAACTTCCCTCCTCCTCTCTGGG AATTCTTCCCCTCGGGACTCGGAAATTCTCTGGTGCAAGCATCAGAGAACATCAACAGGCTGCTTGGGAATCTATCACCTTCACGACTTCTGGGCAAATTTAAAGAGCAAGACGATTTGTACAAGCTGCGGCTTCCAGTGCCGGGGCTTGCCAAGGAGGATGTAAAGGTGACTGTTGATGATGGAGTTCTGACAATAAAGGGAGAGCGCAAGGAAGAGGAAGAAGGGTCTGATGAAGATGATCACTGGGCAAGCTTCTATGGTTACTATAATACCAGTGTTTTACTCCCTGATGATGCAAAAGTTGATGAAATTAGAGCAGAGATGAAAGATGGGGTTCTTACGGTTGTCATTCCGAGGACTGATAGGCCTAAGAAAGACGTAAAAGAAATCTCAGTGCACTGA